TATTCCTCCATGCAGAGCTGGATCAGTTTGATAACGTCCAGAATCCCCGCCTGGCCGTCGCCGTCGTAGTCGCAAGCCGGTTTCTGAGCGCTGGCTATCGGCCCGATATACTCGGTGGCCAGCACCACGTTGTCAAAATAGACTTTTGCGATGTTGTCGTTGTAGGGTATGGTCGTGTCGGCCGGGCTGTAATCGTTTTCAAATATGTGGGCCAGGTAATACTGCAGCCAGAAGGTGTTGATCTTGAGGTTTTCGGTCGTCCGCCAGCGGAAGCCCTCGAACGGCTGCGGGTCCGTATTGAAAGTCCCTGAGCGGCGGAACACGTCCCTGAACCATGTCCCCTCGATCGTGCCCGGACCGTAGCGCTCCACAAGCTTTCCATCAATCCAGAAAGCCTGCTCGCCGTTGCGTAGTTCGGGATCGTTGAGCTTGATCATTATCTCGACGCACATCCACTCGTCACGTTTGGCCTGCAGCGGCTCCACCGGCGCGAACAGGTTGCCGTAAAAAGGGTTGGGCCGCCCATCGCTCTCCCCCTCTGGAGTTTGCCAACTGTGCATCTCGGACCAGTAGGAATAGAAAGTCCACCCGCCCGGAGGATCGGTCACAGTACGGAATGCCAGGTCCATGCTCGTGGAAAACCTGTCCGCACCTTCCGGGCGGGAGCCCGCGCCGCCCGCGGGCCATTCATTAGTACTGGCTGTGCCACCCATGTGGACGAAGTGATGAACGTAGGGCGCATCCGGGGCGAACTTGCAGTAAAAACGGGCGTACAATTGCTCGTAGCCTTCATCAAGCAGCTGCCAGAGATCGCCACCCACATTCCGCCCCTTTGTCGCTGTCATCCTCAGGCAGTACTTGCCCACGCTTGGTGCGGTCGTATCCCTGACAATGAAAAGAACCGAATTGTCGGTACCATTGTTAACATTGGTCCAGCGCTGGCTGAGATCGGTGGCCGTAATAGACTCGAAATTCTCACTGAAAACCACCGCCGGATCGTTCCCGATCCCCTCATCGCCGGGGTAACGGGCGGCTATACCCATTGTCCCCGCAAGGGCTGTCTGCTTCTCAGCGCCGTTGTCCTGGGTGACGGCCACTCCCCAGATCAGCAGCATCGCCAGCGCACAGATCGAGATCACGATTTTTTTCATGGTTTCCTCCCCACTGGTTAGTACTTTTTTTTATGCAGTATCCTGTCGCCGGGGTTCTCCCGGCCAGTTTTCCGAAAATACGACAAACCGCCGCCGGACACTGGATCAGGACAAAGCCCGCAGCTTGATAATCAGCGCAATCGAATCGGCGATAGTCACCGCCCCGTCGCGGTTGACATCGGCCGAAAGGCCCGCTTCCCCGCGCACTATCGACAAAATCAGCGCAACCACGTCCAGGATATTCAGCTTGCTGTCCCGGTTGAAATCGTAGGCTTCGCTGTCGCTCAGTAACTCGTAGGCCCCGATATCGATCGCCTCGCCCGCAACTGTCCGGGGTTCCTGCCCGCGGGGGTGGTCGTAGTGGAATTCGGGTGCCTGGTCCGCGCCGGGCAGCCCGGCATCCACCAGCGGGCTGCCCGGCAGGGGACGGTAATCTCCGCCCTCGATATTCACCAGTCCGGGGTTGTCGCCGCCGAGGGTGGCGGTGAACGCGGCGGGCACGGCTGAGACACCATCGGATATCCAGTTGTTCGATCCCTTGACCGGCGTGGGCTTATCCGCGTCAAGCAGTTGGATCTCTCCGGCGCCCGGGGCGATATAAAACACATTGTTCCAGGCTTCGAACGTGGTACTGCCGACAGACGCCGTACCCGGATACCAGAGGTGGACGAAGCTGCTGCCCGAGGGGTAGAGGTGGACAAACGTGTTGTTGAACAGGAGCAGCGAGCCCCCGCGACGGTTCTGGCCGAAAACCATGAACTGCCCGTTGGTGCGGGCCTGGTTGTCGGTAACGATCACGTTGCCGATCAGCAGGGCGTCCTGGTCGGTGAACTCGCTTCCCTCGACCATGTCCACCTGGTAGTTGCCGCAGGACTGGAGGTAGTTATAGGCGAACACCAGGTCCTCGGCGCGGGTCTTGAAATTCTGGCCGCCGTTGTGGTGGATATAGCAGAAACGCACGATTGTCAATCCCCAGCCGCTGACATAATGGCCGTGCTCGTAACCAGCGCCGGGAAAACTGTTCCAGGCCACCTCGTTGTACTCCAGGGTGAGGTTGCCCGAGGTCGAGGTGCAGAATATCCCGTCGCCGTTGTAATAGACCGCGCAGTCGCGGATCGTGCAGTCGTTGCCGGGATAGATATAAAAGCCGCCGCTGTTTGCTCCGGCCTCGGCCCAGGGATGGGCGTTGCGGACCTCGAGGTGCTCGATAGTCCAGAAATTGCCGGAGACCTTGATCAGCCCGCGGTCGGTGTTCTTCCAACTGGTGGAATTCAAGGACCCGTCGATAATCGGCCGCGGGTTGCCGTCGCCGCGGATCTTCAGCGGAGCCTCCGCGGTAGCGCTGGGGGTCAGGTCGAACGTTTCGTAATAGACTCCCGGCCCCAGCACAATCTCCTGCCCCGGCTGGACAGCGGCGACAGCCTCGGTGATCGAGCCGTATTCGGTGAGCGATCCGCCGGCGTCGATATAGACCCCGTGCTCCAGGCTGCTGGTGGAGGGGAAGCCGGGCGTGGGTGTGGAGTCGCCCTTTTTCGGGCCGCCGTGGGTGACCACCAGCATCGGCGGGGCGCCCCCCTCGCGGCTGTTGAACCCCAAGTAGACATCGCTGGCGTTCCAGCGGATATCCACCTTGAGGCAGAAACTGACCGCGTCGTCACTCTGGGCCTGCACGAATCCGGTAACGTCGACCGCATTGTACTGCCCGCCATGCACGTACACGCTGCCCAGCAGATCGCCGTCGGGCGGCTTGTTGATCCAGTACAGGCCGTACTCGTTCCAGGCGTCCTGGTCGACTGAGTGGACACGCAGGCTGTCCTGGCGGGCGCGGCTTTTCCAGAGCCTGAGTTCCGCGCCGGAGATCGATGAGGGGTCGATCCCGTTGAGCTCGAACATCAGATAGGCCTGGTGGGCCACGTTGACCGGGTTGTGCTCGAAACGGCCCACGCAGAGATAACCCTGCCGCCCGCCGTCGGGAACCAGTTCCCTGTCGGTCGTTCCCGACACGGTGGCATCGGCGTCGCAGTAAAGCGTATCGACTACCTCCTGAGCGTGCAACGCACCGGCTGTAACAACAGCTGCGAGAACAAACATCGGGACCAGCGAGCGGAGCATCTGTCGTACCTTGCTGACTTTTGTGATTTGTACCGGGCAGGCGGACTTTGCAGCAGGCGGACCTGCTTCGTGCGCGCCCGCTTCAATTAATTACGGTTTAAGCTTATCCTCCTGATCAGGATAATGCAAGCCTATGTTGTGCTCGCCTGCAGACTATTGAAATGACCTGACAAACTGTTAATTTGTGTCAGCGGCGGAAATCCTGTTATTACCATAACACCAGGAGCAGAATATGTTCGATATAAGACGCGGTCCGAATCCGGTATCGATACGCCCGCCTGTTCGCTCCGGCGCGCTGCTTGCTTTATGCTGCTGCCTGATCTCTGCCTGCGGCAGCGGTGGGCCGGAGGTGCGGACGAAGGGGTCGGTGATGCGCTGGACCCATTTCGATATCGCGGCCCGGCTCCCCGGCAACGGCTATGGTACCGGCAGTATCGGGCTGGCGGACTATGACCGCGACGGCGACCTGGATATCGCCCTCTCCCGCCGGGAAACCCTGACCGCCTACTGGTTCGAGCGCAGGGACGATTCCACCTGGGTGCGGCACGAGATGGGAACCTCCGAGCACCTGGCCCGCGCGCTGGGAGCCGAGGCGCTGGATATCGACCGTGACGGACTGACTGACTACGTAATCAACTCGGTCTGGTTTAAAAACCCCGGCGGGCTGGGCCAGAATCCAGATAAACCCTGGCCGATCAGCGAATACGATACCGAAGGCCGCCACGATGTGGTGGCGGGCGATGTGGACGGGGACGGCTTCGAGGACATCCTGACTTATGGCTATTACGGCAAGGAACATGACATCCTCGCCTGGTTTGACACCTCGGCTGATTTGGAGCAATATGTGATCAGCGAGGGTTTCGGGCATCATGGCGGTATCGCCCCCAACGGCATCGGCGATCTGGACGGCGATGGTGATCTGGACATAGTGGTGCCGGAATTCTGGTTCGAAAATCCGGGTGATGGACGCGGCGGGTGGGAACGGCACGAATGGCCCCATGAACCGATTCCGCACGCCACCTTCGGGACCAGCACTCGCTGCTGGGTGGCGGATATCGACAGCGACGGCGAGAACGACATAGTCTACAGCGACTGCGACACAAGGAATTCCCATGTCTACTGGTGCCGGAACATTGGTGGCGGCGCAGGCTGGGTACGCCAAATGCTGCCCGACCCGCCGACCGGGGCGGGCGACGTACCGGGCACCGGATCGTGGCACTCGCTGGGGGTGGCTGATTTCGACGGCGACGGGGACCTCGATATCTTCGCCGGGGAGCAGGAGGACTCGACCAACAGCGGCCGCGAGCCGCTGCTGTCGATGAAACCCAAGGGACTCAAGGAGCGCGGCGTGATCTGGCTCAACGATGGCTCCACCGACCCGTCTTTTGACTGCTTCGTGATCCATCTCGACAACCCGGGCTGGCACGACGCCAGGCTGGGCGATGTGGACGGGGACGGGGATATCGATATCGTCAGCAAGGTCTGGAACAAGGACGGCGAGTATTACCACGCCGATTACTGGCGGAATGATACGGAATAAGACTAGAAGTTATTTCATAACTGGAGTTTTAATTCAAACTTTCGCCTATTGGTAGGTAATCCCAAAAACACAACCCCCTGTCTCCCCCTTTTCTAAGGGGGACTAAAACCGGACAGGATTCCCCTCTTGAGAGGGGTGCCCCCGGCAAGCCGGGGGCGGGGTGTGTATTCCCCTTAAAAAAGTGGTGCCACGATTTTATCGAGGGCGGGGTGTCAAAACGCCCCCTGCCTCAGAGCAGCTTGCCCAGCGCCTGGTCGCCCAGCTCGCCGAACCCCTTGTCGATCGCCTTCTCGTAGAGCTCCAGCAGAACGTTCAGGCCCGGCAACTCCAGACCCACGCGCTCGCACTCGGCGCGTACGAGCTGGAGGTCCTTGCGGTGAAGCTTGATCTTGAACCCCGGACTCAGGTCGCGCTCCAGCAGCATCGCGCCCCACTTGTTCCAGATAAAACTGCCGGCCGCTCCGCCGCCGATAACCTCGTGGGCGTCGGCTGGCTTCAGGCCCGCTTCCTCGGCGAACCGGAACCCCTCTGCCAGGGCCAGCACGTGAAGGCCCGCCACCAACTGGTTGCAGCATTTCATCAGCTGCCCCTGGCCGGCCGGGCCGACATGGACCAGTTTCGAGCTGTAGTGCCCGGCCACGGGCCGCAGGATATCCACATGCTCCTTTTCCCCGCCGGCCATCACCATCAGCGTACCCTGGGCCGCGCCGCTGGTGCCGCCGGAGATCGGGGCGTCGACGAACCCCAGGCCCTGTCGGCGAAGTTTTTCGGCGAACACGCGGCTGGCGCTGGGGCTGATTGTCGAGTGGTCGACAATCACGCTGCCCTCCGCCGCGCCTCCGGCAACCCCGTCCGCGGCGAACAACACCTCCTCCACGTCGGGCGTATCGCTGACACAGATCAGGATCAGCTCACAGGCCTCGGCCAGCTCCGCCGGCGAGGAACAAACCCGCGCCCCGGCCTTGCTGTGTTCTTCAGTCCCGGAGGCGGTCCGGTTGTAGACCGCCACTTCCAGGCCCGCATCGATCAGGCGCCTGGCCATCGGGCCGCCCATCAGGCCCAGGCCGATAAATCCTACTTTCCGCACTGACTCTCCCAGTGATGTTCCTTTTCCTCGCTTATAATCAGCGACCATTGGGCATGGCTACGGTGTACTTGCAGGGATAATTCGATCAACATCAGCTCAATCCCCCGGTGGGCGAACACTTGGGTTCGCCCCTACGGGATTATCGGGATGTTTAATTTCGGCGCAAAGCTCCGAGGAATTCTTTTCGATTAAATCCCGTAGTAAATCCTGTCCTGTTTCTCTTGCCACCTGCCCCCGCTGAATTCGGGGAATTTGGCCGGCGCGCTGCCCCGGGCCACCGATTCGATAGACAGCGGGGTAAGCGCGCTCCAGGCCACCGCATCGTAGACATTCAGCGGAGTGGGCGCCTTACGGCGCGCGGCCTCTAGGAACTGCTGGACCGCCAGAAAATCGCTCACGCCGCGTCCCAGGTGGGCCACATCGAGGCTGCCCCATTTTTTCCACAGCGGGTGGTCGTACTTCTCGTAGTAGGGTCCGGCGTCCTCGTAGGCCCGGTTGGCCTGGCTGATCCCCTCGATGTAAATCTTGTCTATGCTGCCCATGAAGATACCCTTGTCGCCCTGGAAACGGAGGATCGGGTCCCACGGGCGCGGAGACTGGGTGTCGTAGTAGACCGTAACCGTACTGCCTCCGGCGGTGCGGATGATACTGGTGTTGATATCGCCGGCGACGAAATCGATTTTTGCCGCCGGGTGATCGGGTCCGAACCTGTCTTTGATAAGTTTCTCGGTCTGGACGCTGCGGGAGCTGACCGAGACCAGGTAGTCGAACCTGTCCCCGCGGTTGATCCCCATCGCCCAGGCGGCCGGGCCGATCGCGTGGGTGGGATACAGGTTACCGTCAAACTTGCTCCTGGCCTCGGCATAGAAAGAAAGCTCGCCATTGGGTCCGATCCGCACCCCGCGCTCATCTTTCTGGTAACCCACCGCGCAGTGGAGCAGTTCGCCGAACAGGCCCTGGTCCAGCAGGTTCATCACCATCATCGCGCTGCGGAAATAGGCGTAGTTTTCGAGCATCATCAGCGGAGTACCTGTTTTCTCGCAGGTTTCCACCAACTGCCAGCACTCGTCGATGTCCTGCGCCGCGGGGACTTCCACGCCGGTATACACCCCGGCCTCCATCGCGGCCAGGCACATCGGCACGTGCCAGACCCACGGCGTACCGATAATCACCGCATCGAGGTCATCGCGCTCCTCGAGCATCCGGCGGAAATCCTCGGGACCGTCGCCGTAGCCTGCGGGCAACGGCTGGCCGCGTCGCTCCACCAGCCGCTGGGCGCGGCCCAGGTTGCGCTCGTTGATATCGCAGATCGCGGGAATTTCCACCCAATCAAGCTGCATCGCCAGACGCAGCAGCACGGTTCCCCTGCCCCCGACGCCGATAAAGCCGACTTTCAGCGGTTTCTCTGCCTGCTGGCCCTGTCCGATCCCCGGCATGCCGACTGAGGCCAGAGCCAGGGCGGCAGCCGAGGAGGTACGGAAAAAATTCCTGCGGTCGATCCTGTTGGTAATCATTTGATAGTCCTCCGCGTGCGTGTTATTCATTCACCGACAACTTCGACCTCGATCTTGGAGAAGCATTGCAGGGCGCTTTCCATACCCTCCAAATCCTCGATAACCTCTCCTGTAAACTGGTATTGCGCGGTGCGCGCCCACGGTTCCGGGGTGGATAGATTGCCCGGCTCGGCGATTATCTCGCCGCGGTAGATCAGCGAGGGCTGGCCGTTGTGCTGGTAGTCGAGCTGCATGTTCTCGCCCTCGAGAGGAAACGCAGCGTTGAAATCCGCAGCCACGTTCAGCTCGATATAGTAGAACAGCTTCCTGCCCCGCTGGATACCCGTGGCCGATGCGCTGACAAGCCGTTCCAGGCTGGTGGCGGCGGTGATCGCCTCGGGAGCGGACTGGCGCGGAGTGGGGAAACCCTCGTTGCCCGTTTCCTCCCGCCAGACCATCACCCAGGCCGGCAGCGAAATCGGGCACTCGACTTTACCGTAGAAATCGCCGGTGGCGGTGCGGTATGTCGCAGAGACCGTCTGCTTTGCGCCGGTTTCGGCGTCTTCGAGCCAGATCGCCACCTGGGGCGGTTCTCCGTAGTCGCTTTCCTCGTAGATATCCGCTTCCTGGTGGATCGTGAACCTCAAGCTTACAGTTTCCCGGGCCAAGGCAAAATCAAGTTGAACCGCAAGCAATGGGAGGATGAGTAAAATAACCTTTGCCATTTCCGCTCTCTCTCCAAATTATCAGATCATGTAACTGAATTGCCGAGGTGTCAGCCTTGTTAGTTGCAAGTATCATCTCTGACGAATCAGGATTCCATTCATTCAACCAGCCGTGAGTTTTGCGCCGGGCCGGGTGTGCGTCCACGCTTGGCGATTGGTTTGCCGCTGATTTCTTTCAGGTCCATGGTCATGTCAATCGGGTCGGCGGCGGAGATATAGCTTCCCACCCCGAACGCGTCGGCTCCGGCCGCGGCCAGCGGCGGAATGCGCAGCGGGTTCATTCCGCCGGAGCAGAAAATTTTCACGTGGCCCGCTCCGGCGCCATCCAGACCTTCCCTGGTCCTGGCCACCAGCTCCGGCGTGACTCCTCCCAGTTCGCCTGGTGTATCCAGCCGCACACCGTACAGGTCCCGGCCCAGTGCCCGCGCCACGCGGACCGACTCCTCCGCCTCGTCGCGGAACGTATCCACCAGGCAGACCAGCGGGCCGCTGCCGGCGAGGTGCTTAAGATACAGTTCAGCCGTTTCCAGAGTATCGCCGACTATCAGCACCAGCGCGTGGGGGATGGTACCCACCGGCTGACTGCCCGCCAGTTGCGCGCCGAGGATATTGCTGGCGCTGCTGCACCCGCCGATCAGGGCTGCGCGCTCCATCACCGGGGCGGCCGCCGGATGCAGGTGACGGCTGGCGAAACAGGCGACCGGCTTGTTTCCCGCGGCCCTCACGCATTCCGCTGCGGCGGTGGCCCAGCC
This window of the Candidatus Glassbacteria bacterium genome carries:
- a CDS encoding DNRLRE domain-containing protein, yielding MLRSLVPMFVLAAVVTAGALHAQEVVDTLYCDADATVSGTTDRELVPDGGRQGYLCVGRFEHNPVNVAHQAYLMFELNGIDPSSISGAELRLWKSRARQDSLRVHSVDQDAWNEYGLYWINKPPDGDLLGSVYVHGGQYNAVDVTGFVQAQSDDAVSFCLKVDIRWNASDVYLGFNSREGGAPPMLVVTHGGPKKGDSTPTPGFPSTSSLEHGVYIDAGGSLTEYGSITEAVAAVQPGQEIVLGPGVYYETFDLTPSATAEAPLKIRGDGNPRPIIDGSLNSTSWKNTDRGLIKVSGNFWTIEHLEVRNAHPWAEAGANSGGFYIYPGNDCTIRDCAVYYNGDGIFCTSTSGNLTLEYNEVAWNSFPGAGYEHGHYVSGWGLTIVRFCYIHHNGGQNFKTRAEDLVFAYNYLQSCGNYQVDMVEGSEFTDQDALLIGNVIVTDNQARTNGQFMVFGQNRRGGSLLLFNNTFVHLYPSGSSFVHLWYPGTASVGSTTFEAWNNVFYIAPGAGEIQLLDADKPTPVKGSNNWISDGVSAVPAAFTATLGGDNPGLVNIEGGDYRPLPGSPLVDAGLPGADQAPEFHYDHPRGQEPRTVAGEAIDIGAYELLSDSEAYDFNRDSKLNILDVVALILSIVRGEAGLSADVNRDGAVTIADSIALIIKLRALS
- a CDS encoding Gfo/Idh/MocA family oxidoreductase, producing MNNTHAEDYQMITNRIDRRNFFRTSSAAALALASVGMPGIGQGQQAEKPLKVGFIGVGGRGTVLLRLAMQLDWVEIPAICDINERNLGRAQRLVERRGQPLPAGYGDGPEDFRRMLEERDDLDAVIIGTPWVWHVPMCLAAMEAGVYTGVEVPAAQDIDECWQLVETCEKTGTPLMMLENYAYFRSAMMVMNLLDQGLFGELLHCAVGYQKDERGVRIGPNGELSFYAEARSKFDGNLYPTHAIGPAAWAMGINRGDRFDYLVSVSSRSVQTEKLIKDRFGPDHPAAKIDFVAGDINTSIIRTAGGSTVTVYYDTQSPRPWDPILRFQGDKGIFMGSIDKIYIEGISQANRAYEDAGPYYEKYDHPLWKKWGSLDVAHLGRGVSDFLAVQQFLEAARRKAPTPLNVYDAVAWSALTPLSIESVARGSAPAKFPEFSGGRWQEKQDRIYYGI
- a CDS encoding VCBS repeat-containing protein, which translates into the protein MFDIRRGPNPVSIRPPVRSGALLALCCCLISACGSGGPEVRTKGSVMRWTHFDIAARLPGNGYGTGSIGLADYDRDGDLDIALSRRETLTAYWFERRDDSTWVRHEMGTSEHLARALGAEALDIDRDGLTDYVINSVWFKNPGGLGQNPDKPWPISEYDTEGRHDVVAGDVDGDGFEDILTYGYYGKEHDILAWFDTSADLEQYVISEGFGHHGGIAPNGIGDLDGDGDLDIVVPEFWFENPGDGRGGWERHEWPHEPIPHATFGTSTRCWVADIDSDGENDIVYSDCDTRNSHVYWCRNIGGGAGWVRQMLPDPPTGAGDVPGTGSWHSLGVADFDGDGDLDIFAGEQEDSTNSGREPLLSMKPKGLKERGVIWLNDGSTDPSFDCFVIHLDNPGWHDARLGDVDGDGDIDIVSKVWNKDGEYYHADYWRNDTE
- a CDS encoding nicotinate phosphoribosyltransferase; this translates as MSGNSELTNLNEIAGGAAADSRRLFSADNSEIHSARVADVYLLKTRQILRAEHLDRTPVIADIHASADGLFIGGQEVRRLLDGKQVTVRALPEGERMAAGETVMQLEGPYDEFGIHETAILGILSSSSGWATAAAECVRAAGNKPVACFASRHLHPAAAPVMERAALIGGCSSASNILGAQLAGSQPVGTIPHALVLIVGDTLETAELYLKHLAGSGPLVCLVDTFRDEAEESVRVARALGRDLYGVRLDTPGELGGVTPELVARTREGLDGAGAGHVKIFCSGGMNPLRIPPLAAAGADAFGVGSYISAADPIDMTMDLKEISGKPIAKRGRTPGPAQNSRLVE
- a CDS encoding NAD(P)-dependent oxidoreductase; this encodes MVADYKRGKGTSLGESVRKVGFIGLGLMGGPMARRLIDAGLEVAVYNRTASGTEEHSKAGARVCSSPAELAEACELILICVSDTPDVEEVLFAADGVAGGAAEGSVIVDHSTISPSASRVFAEKLRRQGLGFVDAPISGGTSGAAQGTLMVMAGGEKEHVDILRPVAGHYSSKLVHVGPAGQGQLMKCCNQLVAGLHVLALAEGFRFAEEAGLKPADAHEVIGGGAAGSFIWNKWGAMLLERDLSPGFKIKLHRKDLQLVRAECERVGLELPGLNVLLELYEKAIDKGFGELGDQALGKLL